One region of Streptomyces leeuwenhoekii genomic DNA includes:
- a CDS encoding IS5 family transposase (programmed frameshift): MPCPGQELSVPLVVGTSPWIVSDELWERLEPLLPQRERRFRYPGRKPLPDREVLCGILYVLHTGIQWEYLPRELGFGSGMTCWRRLRDWNEAGVWQRLHEVLLAELNAASRLDWSRCVIDSPRQGPKRGQHTGPSPVDRGRAGSKHHLITDGHGTPLAVLLTGGNRNDVTQLLPLLDAIPPVRGRVGRPRRKPDALFADRGYDHDIYRDRVRDRGILPAIARRGTRHGTGLGTYRWVIERSFAWLHGFRRLRIRWERRADIHEAFLKLACCLITHRQLGSLC; encoded by the exons TTGCCGTGTCCAGGGCAGGAGTTGAGCGTTCCCCTCGTTGTGGGGACATCACCGTGGATCGTGTCGGATGAGCTGTGGGAGCGCTTGGAGCCGCTGCTTCCGCAGCGTGAGCGGCGCTTTCGGTACCCGGGTCGCAAGCCGCTGCCGGACCGGGAGGTGCTGTGCGGGATCTTGTACGTGCTGCACACCGGCATCCAGTGGGAGTACCTGCCCAGGGAGCTGGGCTTCGGCTCGGGCATGACCTGCTGGCGGCGGCTGCGGGACTGGAACGAGGCCGGCGTCTGGCAGCGACTCCACGAAGTTCTGCTCGCAGAGCTGAACGCGGCATCGCGACTGGACTGGTCCCGCTGCGTGATCGACTCC CCACGTCAGGGCCCTAAAAGGGGGCAGCACACGGGCCCTTCGCCGGTCGACCGCGGGCGGGCCGGCTCGAAGCACCACCTGATCACCGACGGGCATGGCACACCCCTCGCGGTCCTGTTGACCGGGGGCAACCGCAACGATGTCACCCAGCTGCTGCCCCTGCTCGATGCGATTCCGCCGGTCCGCGGCCGGGTGGGCCGTCCGCGCCGCAAGCCCGACGCCCTGTTCGCCGACCGGGGCTACGACCACGACATCTACCGCGACCGGGTCCGCGACCGAGGCATCCTGCCCGCGATCGCCCGGCGCGGCACGCGACATGGCACCGGGCTGGGTACCTACCGGTGGGTGATTGAGCGCAGCTTCGCCTGGCTGCACGGCTTCCGACGACTGCGGATCCGCTGGGAACGACGGGCTGACATCCACGAAGCGTTCCTCAAACTCGCCTGCTGCCTGATCACCCACCGACAACTCGGCTCATTGTGTTAG